Proteins co-encoded in one Xiphophorus hellerii strain 12219 chromosome 10, Xiphophorus_hellerii-4.1, whole genome shotgun sequence genomic window:
- the LOC116726691 gene encoding disks large homolog 5-like isoform X5, giving the protein MELQHKELLEKCYQNLVESITDADRVVDVLSRRGALSQSELMELGHHCVSGSEKVDLLLKILMSKDRDCFAEFCTALEATHPHLHSLLLDGTTGSTYSVLSTMPSDSESSSSLSSLGTSGQASSPLPAHVDVHQTSEKMETVLFQLRQVTRERDELLKRVALPTAGNSIDECRLNSRSGHDYERLKLQCMKAMADLQSLQNQHSTTLKRCEEAVKKADFYRRLASDHDQLKEELEAVRQHNIQLVREHNHVKQTCEELRRLHEEDQREVADMRLLHQQVMREGSSDVLNKLYETTVDKLEAMKSEYETLRKRYNEKTASHNADLSRLDQFEEENHRLQKTLDILSKQRDAAIHYQQQFSASVQRFDNTQHELSKATVQNLELQRELERLQSETTRLKTQQLKAVKDCEKYKEERDSVINEYRLIMSERDQVIKEVDRLQTGLEVAEAKLKNNSSERRVANEELEALQQELASALVDRDRAICEKNELLEKYCHEVKDKTEAQKELNQACKDIEMVREERDVARKERTEAIIQRDQLLREYYQARQKQDSATLDMERANKEIEILRKQYEAISQELKEALQEAEVAKCRRDWAFQERDKIVAERESIRTLCDNLRRERDRAVSDLADALRNLDDTRKQKNDAMRELKEQKEKLEDQLETEARYRQLMAHSSHDSAIDTDSIEWETEVVELEKHRDMDLKALGFDIAECVNDPYLPGDSGIFVSKVDKGSVAEGRLRVNDWLLKINDVDLTNKDRKQVIKAVLSWEGVINMVVRRRKSLGGRVITPIQINLAGHKDCGIGLESGVFVATLAAGSPATRDCNLAVGDRLLAINGIELHDRSLPECESLLRTCDNSLSISLMKFLPQSSSGQNLFEGMRDSEKTLRLQSGELHPRGCKNSKHNCSTQTDICNCKSSIRQEEVCKDTCDSLENGGNSSTHSHHKSFSNCSQHSCSLSMSHSLSEPHPAFSYQRQELSPRSLTFTPLVSNCSPPQSPVDRGQSPPVKAGGGTWPKVIVGASLTECTQLSIFKKPKQRKSIFEVNAFRRPETASKLDYMSKHSPQSSASETSQTPPTPPTRSDSFRFKHRQQNSSASDSTITTGTPPASLALAASPQDEGFVGSQEYYTNIPAGKNKKNFKEEDESRRRTEVQEKRRYRPKSAPALRRNVTPLHIPAPMQTQVSSDELSPEPVDLLRFSPLRTNRYSVPFAPPSYLTAHLPQRRAAPCPAMTAVMRNPVYTAWSHEIQNCPPVPNSGLDQHPQSPQQQAPLSLDLGHKRNGRLSETSHSQPPHSTKSLPSGARLSSPSTLQFRAERIKIPPARYSRSTGSDKASLSHSECSSPTPPISPVNLDTSSFSSSQSQSSVSSHPRISVSPAPVGDRRKDGPFLGEPRNVTVQKGVEPLGISIVSGENGGVFVSKVTLGSIAHQARLEYGDQLLEFNGINLRNANEQQARLVIGQQCDMVSILAQYNPHMFQLGNHSRSGSQMESSSNHLTTSPDNHSAIDTLSEQDEGTMTPPSRQTTPATSPHNSFRLPGSLLLRAAEPRLVRLKRIDTELGVQICGGNVCGIFVEMLDDESPAKTPDGLLPGDLILEYNGVSMKNKTKEDAYLEMLKPADQVMFKVQNYGDSLAVIKESQGDGFFIRTLYERVAEQELSFKKDDILYVEDTLPNGNFGFWMAWQLDENAQRLERGQIPSKYMMDQEFYKRHGLADMKDENGTSKSMSAAARRSFFRRRLKHKRSGSKDGKDLMALDSISTDSLPIPEDGISLMYQRVQKVDCSSPRPVLILGPLVEACKDLLVTEAPANFCRCLPEIMKASQQAIERGVKDCVFLDYKRRSGHFDVTTVASIKEIIEKDCHCLLDIAPHAIERLHSVHIYPIVIFIRYKNAKQIKEQKDPLYLRDKLSQKHSKEQFEAAQKIEQDYSRFFTGVVQGGSVSSICTQISTIVEHEQNKVLWIPDEAP; this is encoded by the exons GGTCTACTTACAGCGTTCTGTCCACCATGCCATCAGACTCGGAGAGCAGCAGCTCGCTCAGCAGCTTGG GTACCTCTGGTCAAGCCTCTTCCCCTCTTCCTGCCCATGTCGACGTCCATCAGACAAGTGAAAAGATGGAGACGGTGCTGTTCCAGCTGAGACAAGTGACTCGTGAGAGGGATGAACTGCTCAAACGTGTGGCCCTCCCTACAGCTGGAAACTCTATTGATGAATGCAG ACTAAACTCAAGATCAGGCCATGACTATGAGCGTCTAAAGCTGCAGTGCATGAAGGCAATGGCGGACCTGCAGTCCCTGCAGAACCAGCACAGCACCACTCTGAAGAGGTGCGAGGAGGCTGTCAAGAAGGCAGACTTTTATCG ACGTCTGGCGAGTGACCACGACCAGCTAAAAGAAGAGCTAGAGGCTGTGAGGCAACACAACATCCAGCTGGTTAGAGAGCACAACCATGTGAAGCAGACCTGTGAGGAGCTCAGGAGGCTGCATGAGGAAGACCAGAGGGAGGTGGCTGATATGAGGCTTCTGCACCAGCAG GTGATGAGAGAAGGATCATCTGATGTCCTGAACAAGCTGTACGAAACAACTGTGGACAAACTGGAGGCAATGAAAAGCGAATACGAAACTTTGAGGAAGCGCTACAATGAGAAGACGGCCAGTCATAATGCCGACCTGAGCCGTTTGGATCAATTTGAGGAGGAGAATCATCGTTTGCAGAAGACCCTGGACATCCTGTCGAAACAGAGGGACGCTGCTATCCACTACCAGCAGCAGTTTTCCGCATCTGTTCAGAG GTTCGATAACACCCAACATGAGCTCTCCAAGGCCACAGTCCAGAATCTGGAGCTACAGAGAGAGCTGGAGCGTCTGCAGTCGGAGACGACGCGACTTAAAACCCAGCAGCTGAAGGCCGTAAAGGACTGCGAGAAGTACAAGGAGGAGCGGGACTCTGTAATCAATGAATACCGCCTGATTATGAGTGAGAGGGACCAGGTGATCAAAGAGGTGGACAGGCTCCAGACGGGGCTGGAGGTGGCGGAGGCAAAACTCAAGAACAATTCCTCAGAGAGACGAGTGGCCAACGAGGAGTTGGAGGCTTTACAGCAA GAGCTAGCTTCAGCACTGGTGGACAGGGACCGAGCTATTTGCGAAAAGAACGAACTGCTGGAGAAATACTGCCATGAGGTAAAGGACAAAACTGAGGCCCAGAAAGAGCTGAACCAGGCCTGCAAGGACATCGAGATGGTGCGTGAGGAAAGGGATGTGGCCCGCAAAGAGAGAACAGAAGCCATCATCCAGAGGGACCAGCTGCTGCGAGAGTATTACCAGGCCAGACAG AAACAAGACTCTGCCACTCTGGACATGGAACGGGCCAACAAAGAGATTGAGATTCTTAGGAAGCAGTATGAGGCCATTTCTCAGGAGCTTAAGGAGGCTCTGCAAGAGGCAGAGGTCGCTAAATGTCGACGGGACTGGGCTTTCCAGGAGAGGGACAAGATCGTGGCAGAGAGGGAGAGCATTCG GACATTATGCGACAACCTGAGACGAGAGAGAGACAGGGCTGTGAGCGATCTGGCAGATGCTCTTAGAAATCTGGATGATACGAGAAAGCAGAAGAACGATGCTATGCGAGAACTCAAAGAACAAAa GGAGAAGTTGGAAGACCAGTTGGAGACAGAAGCCAGATATCGCCAGCTAATGGCTCACAGTTCACATGACTCAGCCATAGACACAGACTCCATAGAGTGGGAAACGGAAGTTGTAGAGCTGGAAAAGCACAGG gATATGGATTTGAAAGCACTTGGTTTTGATATTGCTGAATGCGTAAATGATCCATATTTACCAGGAGATAGTGGGATATTTGTTTCCAAGGTGGACAAAGGAAGTGTTGCAGAAGGAAGATTAAG GGTGAACGACTGGTTGTTGAAAATTAATGATGTGGATCTGACCAATAAGGACAGAAAGCAAGTGATCAAAGCTGTGTTGAGCTGGGAGGGAGTAATCAATATGGTAGTTCGAAGGAGGAAGTCACTTGGAGGACGAGTCATCACCCCAATACAGATTAACCTGGCTGGACACAAAG ACTGTGGAATTGGTTTGGAGAGTGGAGTATTTGTTGCCACATTGGCTGCAGGAAGTCCTGCTACCAGAGACTGTAATCTCGCTGTGGGTGACAGACTGTTGGCT ATCAATGGAATTGAACTTCATGACAGATCTCTTCCTGAATGTGAGTCTCTGCTGAGGACCTGTGACAACTCTCTCAGTATCTCCCTTATGAAG TTCCTTCCTCAGAGCTCTTCTGGACAGAATTTATTTGAAGGTATGAGAGACTCTGAAAAGACCCTGCGTCTCCAATCCGGTGAGCTCCACCCCAGAGGCTGCAAGAACTCCAAGCACAACTGCTCAACTCAAACGGACATTTGCAACTGCAAGTCGAGCATTAGACAGGAGGAAGTATGTAAAGATACATGCGATTCCCTGGAAAACGGTGGCAACAGCAGCACTCATTCCCATCACAAATCCTTCTCCAACTGCTCCCAGCACTCCTGCTCTTTGTCCATGTCCCACAGTCTGTCAGAGCCTCACCCAGCGTTCAGCTACCAGCGCCAGGAGCTCAGTCCTCGTTCCCTTACATTCACGCCTTTGGTGTCTAACTGCAGCCCTCCTCAGTCGCCTGTGGACAGAGGACAGAGCCCACCAGTGAAGGCCGGTGGAGGAACGTGGCCTAAAGTCATAGTTGGGGCTTCTCTCACTGAGTGCACACAGCTGTCCATCttcaaaaaacccaaacagagaAAGTCCATCTTTGAAGTAAACGCTTTCAGGAGGCCAGAGACAGCTTCTAAACTGGACTACATGTCGAAGCATTCGCCACAGAGTTCAGCATCTGAAACTTCTCAGACGCCTCCCACCCCGCCCACCAGGAGCGACTCTTTTAGATTTAAGCATCGGCAACAGAATAGCTCTGCGTCTGACTCCACCATCACCACTGGCACGCCACCAGCCTCCCTGGCCCTGGCAGCAAGCCCCCAGGATGAGGGATTTGTGGGAAGCCAGGAATATTACACCAACATAcctgcaggaaaaaacaaaaagaacttcAAGGAAGAGGACGAGAGCCGACGGCGGACCGAAGTGCAGGAAAAGAGGAGGTACAGGCCAAAGTCAGCGCCAGCTCTACGGCGGAACGTGACTCCGTTGCACATTCCTGCTCCCATGCAG ACTCAGGTTTCCTCCGATGAGCTCTCTCCAGAGCCAGTGGACTTGTTACGCTTCTCTCCTTTGAGAACAAATCGGTACAGCGTGCCATTTGCCCCCCCAAGCTATTTGACAGCAC acctTCCACAGCGACGTGCAGCACCATGCCCTGCAATGACTGCTGTGATGAGGAACCCAGTTTACACAGCGTGGAGCCATGAGATCCAGAACTGTCCTCCAGTTCCCAATTCAGGCCTTGATCAACATCCACAAAG cCCCCAGCAACAGGCTCCTCTCAGTTTGGACCTTGGCCACAAGCGCAATGGACGCTTGAGTGAGACGAGCCACAGCCAACCACCACACAGCACCAAGTCTTTGCCCTCTGGAGCCAGACTGA GCTCTCCTAGTACTTTACAGTTTAGGGCAGAGCGGATAAAAATCCCTCCGGCCCGTTACTCTCGCTCCACCGGCTCTGACAAAG CGTCTCTTTCACACTCAGAGTGCAGCAGCCCAACCCCTCCCATATCCCCTGTCAACCTGGACACGTCGTCTTTCTCCAGCAGCCAGTCACAGAGCTCAGTTTCTTCCCATCCCAGGATATCAGTTAGCCCTGCTCCAGTTGGTGACAGGAGGAAGGATGG gccTTTTTTAGGGGAGCCACGCAATGTGACGGTACAGAAAGGAGTAGAACCGCTTGGGATCTCCATTGTGAGTGGAGAAAATGGAGGAGTGTTTGTTTCCAAAGTAACACTGGGGAGCATCGCTCATCAGGCTCGTCTAGAGTACGGAGACCAGCTGCTGGAG TTTAATGGAATCAACCTTCGCAACGCCAACGAGCAACAGGCACGGCTGGTGATCGGACAACAGTGTGACATGGTCAGCATTTTGGCTCAATATAATCCTCACATGTTTCAGCTGGGGAACCACTCCCGATCAGG ttctcaaaTGGAGTCCAGCAGCAACCATCTGACTACCAGTCCAGACAATCACTCCGCTATAGACACACTGAGCGAACAGGACGAGGGAACAATGACACCTCCTTCCAGGCAGACTACTCCTGCCACAAGTCCACACAACTCTTTCAG GCTTCCAGGTTCCCTTTTACTGCGGGCTGCAGAGCCTCGCCTGGTGAGGCTGAAGAGGATTGATACAGAGTTGGGTGTGCAGATCTGTGGAGGAAATGTTTGTGGCATCTTTGTGGAAATGCTGGATGATGAAAGCCCGGCAAAGACTCCTGACGGACTGCTTCCTGGAGACCTAATACTGGAG tacAATGGTGTCAGCATGAAGAATAAAACTAAAGAAGATGCTTACCTGGAAATGTTGAAACCAGCTGATCAAGTCATGTTCAAGGTCCAGAACTATGGGGACAGCCTTGCTGTCATCAAAGAATCTCAAGGAGATGGATTTTTCATCAG AACGCTTTATGAGCGGGTTGCAGAGCAGGAGCTGAGCTTTAAGAAGGATGACATCCTGTATGTTGAAGACACTTTACCAAATGGCAACTTTGGCTTCTGGATGGCCTGGCAGCTTGATGAGAATGCACAGAGGCTGGAGAGGGGACAAATCCCAAGCAAATACAT GATGGATCAGGAGTTTTACAAAAGACACGGCTTGGCTGACATGAAGGATGAGAACGGAACCAGTAAGTCCATGTCTGCTGCTGCTCGGAGGTCGTTTTTCCGTCGGCGACTGAAGCACAAACGAAGCGGCTCCAAGGATGGGAAGGACCTGATGGCTCTCGACTCCATAAGCACAGATTCTTTGCCCATCCCGGAAG ATGGAATAAGCCTGATGTACCAGCGGGTTCAGAAGGTGGACTGCTCGTCCCCCAGACCGGTGCTGATCTTGGGTCCGTTAGTGGAGGCCTGTAAGGACCTGCTGGTGACTGAGGCTCCTGCTAACTTCTGCCGCTGCTTGCCTG AAATCATGAAGGCATCTCAACAGGCAATAGAGCGAGGAGTGAAGGATTGCGTGTTCCTCGATTACAAACGGAGGAGCGGCCATTTTGATGTGACAACTGTTGCATCAATAAAGGAGATCATAGAAAAG GACTGTCACTGTTTACTTGACATTGCTCCTCACGCCATTGAACGTCTTCACAGCGTTCACATCTACCCAATCGTCATATTCATTCGATACAAAAATGCCAAGCAAATAAA GGAGCAGAAGGATCCTCTTTACCTGCGGGATAAACTCTCTCAGAAACATTCCAAGGAGCAGTTTGAAGCGGCACAGAAAATTGAGCAGGATTACAGCCGGTTCTTCACAG GCGTTGTCCAAGGAGGCAGCGTCTCCTCCATTTGCACTCAAATCTCGACCATCGTGGAGCACGAGCAGAATAAAGTCCTCTGGATTCCAGATGAAGCACCATAG